Part of the Calliopsis andreniformis isolate RMS-2024a chromosome 12, iyCalAndr_principal, whole genome shotgun sequence genome, GTAAAATTCTGCACGATAAAATTCGaaatttggattcagaattttcGAATGGCGTCACACCAGAAATATTAGACAAAATCTGTAACGAACCCTCGGTACAACCGTTTTTAAAATGGTTCTGCGACAACGTGAACTATGATAATGTTCTGTCAAATGAAGAAATTGAAATGTAAGTACTGAATGAGATTAAAACATTCAAGTACTCATATAATACTTTAGATTCTTGTCTTTAGTCTCAGAAAGTATTGACAAAAAGTTTCTAATCATACTGTTCTTTGTAACTAAATTGTGATATAATATTTCAGTAAAAACAGACTACAAGAAACAAAGGAATGGATAGAAGGTCCAGAATTAGATTCCGCTTTGGAAGAAGCCACCAAAAATGACCCacatttattgaatattatttctTTCAATGCTAAAGATAAAGATGACTTATTCGCAGAGTACGAGATGATGAACAATATGTATAAGGAAAACACAAATTATATTCGTACATTGCAAAATGGGATTAAAAATTTAAAGTAATAAAATTCTTGTAGATAGTCTTGATTAGGTATATTTGTTATTGTTAACATGAATAAAACATTGTAGGAAATTGGAAGTTAAATTGGATGAGGATatggaagaggaagaagaatctTTAAACATGGAATATATTAAAGCAGATAAAGCATATAAAGATTGTTCTAAAATTCTGAAACAATTCGATGAAGATAATAGAGAATTCTTTGAAAAAGTTAAATGTCTATTAAATATTTACACAGATGCTGCTGAAAATGTGAGTAAATTTGATTGATGTTTTTTAGAATGGAATGGATAAtatgactattatttacagaaaGGAACCCCACTTCTATGGACTCAAATGCCATTGGATCTAGCTATTAAGAAAATTGAATTGTACCATCATTATTTAGACATTCACATAAGAAGACAACTTGGAAATGAAAATTGTTGTACAGAAGAACAGAAGACTGATTCAGACTATGTTTCATTAATAAACAATGGCAAAGAAAGTAGCATAGATAATGAAAAACTGCAAGAATTAATGCTGTGTAAAACAAagtaattataatgattattaagtaaAATGTGTGTTCATCCTCTGAAAGATAGAAATGTAATACTTTTCTTGTAGCTTAAACAATGCAAAGATGGAAGCAATTCTAGCTAAAGTACAAGAAGATTCATTTGCTGCAATGCTAGACAGTGCACAAGATATATACAACTCAGAAAATTTAAAAGTACCAAGACAGTCTGAAATAAGGTAAGTACTCAAATATTACAATTTGTTTCTATCAGTATGCTTATGTTACATAAATATTACTTTTGTGTGTATAGAAGAGAAATCTTAGCATTATCTAAAAGGAAAGATTTGTTAGAAGAAAATGTCTGCTTGCTACAAGAATGCCAACTAACAGAAGTAGTACAGCAGTTTGCAGAATTGGAAATAATGAAAGTTCAGAAACAAGATGCTCACAAAAAGCTTGAACAAAGAAAAACTGAGTTGGTAAAGCTTAAGAATTTGCGATTTCTTGCGCGCGAGGATGGACATGTACCTGCTAATTTATTAAGTATGCTAATGCAGATGCAATTTCAACGTCTTAAAGATGTCTCAGAATTTGTGGCCGATGTTCAACACTATTTAACAACAGAATATTTACTCTCGTCTACGAGATGTGTTAGTAGCAAATATAACTAAGTATTATTGTTTTAAGCATGACTTTTAATTCAATTATCTTTAAATAGGAAAGTATGCAGCAGCAGCAAACTGAATACTCTGCAATCGTCTCTTCGTCAAAAGTGTATAATTCGTTTGATAAACTTTTAATTTCTATGATATTCCATAACGAACATAATAGCTGTCAGTTGCCTGTTGCATtggataaatataatgaattaaTAGATGAAAATAGAAggaaaaagaaattaataatgGAAACATctttaaattcaaaaattcataagTTAGAAACATTGTAAGTATTACTTTATTTATTAACGGTAGAATATTCATaaagattaaattattattattatttagacAAAGCGAAGTAAATCAACAATATACGAGTGAAATTCAGAAAGGACCGACGTATACTTTTAAGCCAATTCCTTACAAAATTGAAACCTGTTATAATGAAACATCTAATAATCTGCAAAAGATACAAACGGATTTAATGAAAATAAGAAATCAAATGAAAGAGCGAATGGTAAAGTAAAAAACACACCTGCATATATTttaatcaatatttttcatAGAATGATTTGAATTTTTTCTTACAGAAAATTGATACGGGTTTCGAACGAGAAAAAGACATACTTTGGCAGCGATTTTTAGCCGATGCAAATACATTAAAACAAACGCATAAAGAGATCAAACAAATGATAAGCAAATCTTGTTTTGAGAAGTATGCAATTGAATAATTCATGTAGATTTTTAAAACTGTACAATACTCGTATTGGAAGAAAACCAACATATTTCTGCTGTGCAGAAGAATATAAGAAAATGTAATAAGTTAAGTTCTAACAAATTTACGAAAATATTGGAATAAAAGTTAAGAATATTTGTCAATAATTTTATAAGATGAGAACGTGTCTTTTCAATTTAAAACACTCAAAAATGAGCTCGGACAAACATTTTCTTGACTTTACCGACTTCGGTATCTTGATCGTAGCGATTCCTAAAATCACCGTTTTTATGTACAGATGGCGCAATAATATCGGTGACTGTTTACCAAGTAAAAATatctattttataaaattttaatctCCAAATAGTTTACAGTGaactataaataataaaaaagttattagttccataaaattattatggtactCTTTCCTACAATTTTCTACACTTTTGTGTTTCAGGTAGTCAGACAGGCATTGAAATCACTTGCCTACACAGACAGGCATTGAAATCACTTCAAATACTCGTCATTATGTCATATTCAAATATGTAGAGATAACATATTAAAAGATATTAACGCTAAAAAAAACAGTAACATTTACTTAATAacagtaatatttatatttaaagtagtaataactattattcgATGATTTAATTCCATTCTCACAACAGGATGTGAAAATTCATTAAACATCCTTTCCCCTGATACCATTTAGATACATAAATGTACATGTAACGCCTGATCAGCCTCCTTTACAGGTGCATTACTAATCGTGACATACATTAAACTATGTCAAGTATTGTTGCGCTGCAATTGACCCTGAAATCCGGCGAATGTCATTTTTTGGTCCATCGGATGTAGACAACAGCAGCTCACAACTTCGTCGTCGGGtattttttttctattaaaatATACTTACCTTCAGGACATTTTAGTACTCCGATCATATTTTAGGTTTTACAATaaagcaattaatctttttcataaatatttatatttttagattTCTTCGTGAACGAAAGACGAAACTTGATGAAGTTTCGTTGAAGCTATAATACATGTTAGGGATAAGAACTTGATAAGATTCATATAAAAACGCAGTTATCGTTTACGTATTGCATATATTTCCAGTGATAAGATATTTCGTTTTTTTGTCAACGAGGCTGTTTTAGTATAAAACAAGATATCCCATTTCCCAATTTCAGTGTTAATCCAACTGGCAAACAAATAATGCTCATATAGTTCCACAAAAAAAATTCGTAAGAATTAATGGTAAATAATAACAACAGTATTATTAAAGTCTTTCTATTAATACAATGATGCTATAACAATAACTGAAGCATTTTTGTGTAAAGTAGCAAATGGGTAAAAATTGGAAGATTTTGTAATAGAACATTTCTTTAAcaaaaaataacatttttcgATTTTAGCACTTATGCTACCTTCCACAAGAACGcttcaattaaaaatttttaattaaacagcAACATGTGTGGCCATTGACATAGGACGCCTTCGTTGCAATCTTCTGTGTTGGAATTTATTTCTAATCAAAGTAAAATTCATACGTGAAACTCGCGACAATGGTACTCCACTGACTTGTTGGTACTTCCATAACGGTAAAAGCGTGACAGCAGAGGCGAGAGACAGGCAGGAGGAAGGGAAAACCTGCACTGTTCGGTTTTTGGGGTCCATGATTGGTAGTGTCTCCTTCAGTGTTCGTTTAACTATCGTATCGTAAGCGTTGCGATTTTCTTGTCTTCGTACATAAATCTTTGTCGGTGGCTTGGAAGAAATAAATCAGATCGCATGCAACATCATCATAAACACCAACGAAACAAGTCTTTTGACGAGGTGAGTCAGTGTTCATGACTATTTCGCGGGATGACGCGATTTTGGCGATAGCTGTCTCCTCATAAGGCACGCAGAGAAGTGAATAACGTGTAGCAAATAATTTTTTAGCGGAAAATCAGTGGAgggtttagaaatttttcgatCTCGTTTCGTtcatcttttttcttcttttttagaaAAGTCGAAGTAAATGTTGCTGGCGAATTGGGTTTCGGGGACTCACAGGATGTAAATTTCTGTCGTTCTACTTTCTAATTAACGAGCAGAATCCGTTCGCCGACGGATGTTGAAAAAagatatatatacgtatatatataaaATTGTCTTATAGAGAAAAgtactattttatttttcttatttttgaaataaaagTATTCGTGTCCTTAAATGTGTTAACAGAAAAATCGATATTTTATGGATCGATTTGATCGAATTTCGCGCATGTATTATGATCTTCGATcaatttttaattgttttcatttgaaagtttattttttgcaaaattttgtTCCTCGATTTCTCATACTATTTTACATATCGTCTAATTACACACACGGTTTAAATTAGATCGATGAGTCAAACGTCATAAATGCATTTCGCTTAAATTCAATTCTAAAATGCATACGATAATTTTGCAAATATAATCAATGATTCAAGCGTGAGCAAACATGTGGAAGTTTTCCTATTGTTGCTATAATTACATAGTGTTGTAATAATTCATATGAAGAAGCGGTTCTGAGAATTATAGAGGAAAAAATGAAGAAGCTGCACAATTATGATAATTGATAAAATCCCAACACACTTATAAAATACAAACATATGctacacaaaaattaataaataaatggaTATTACATTGTGTTGAAAAATACGTAAATTATGTAGTATATAAAgatacattttttaattattaaaaaatattttcgacTAATCAAAAAGTAAAGATATATTTTCATTCTACTGAAATTCAGTTTTTCCTCATTCATATCTACAATAGTAATCCTAACAATAAGTCTATTATATAAAAACTTGATAGAAAAACAAGATAAAAAAGATTGAATaacattgtcaactgattgtgttACAATCATTAACTATGCTTACATCACAGATGTTTTCTTCTATGTTCAATTTAATTATACTAAAAATTATTATAGAATAAATATTGTTCATAAATTAGTTGAATCAATGTAAATTTTTCAGAAGCTGCAAAAATGAATTGGCAGTGGTTCCATATATTTTTTCTACTCTGCATCGCTAAGTACTTGAATGCAGAGTCGTAAGTATAcacatatttcatttatttatttcagtaaataaatatttgttcTACAACTTAATGTTATACTGTCTTCAAAAGGTATTACAGCATAATTGCTCCAAAAGTGGTTCGACCTGATTCAGAATATCATGTAGCAGTGAGTGTTACTGGTGTATCAACAACATCATCAGTGTACATTGAATTAAGAGGATTACTTGATAATGGGGATTTGTTTAATGTGTCCCAAATTGCAAGAGTACAGCCATACTCTACAAGAATTATAAGGCTTGAGGTAAATCTGTTTAAAGTCAGCTTTTTCTTCATAATGAAGTTCATTTCTAGTTTTTACTGatctattatttttaaattttagattGGAGATATTATACCTGGCAAGTATGAGCTAGTAGCACGTGGCCTGTCAGGGATAGAGTTCTCAAGTACAAGACCAGTTGAATATATTCATAAAAGTTACTCTGTCCTTATTCAGACAGACAGAGCAATTTACAAACCAGGGAATAAAGTTATGTTTAGAtgtattctactgaattctagACTTCGACCTACACTTGCTAGATTAGTAGATATTCACGTTACAGTAAGTATtggtaaataaatattaattagaaaaattatattttatgcaatgAATACAAATTCTTTGTAGGATGGCAAGGGAAATAGAATTAAACAATGGATTCGTCCACCTGTAACACGTGGAATCTTTAATGGGGAAATTGAATTGTCTGAGTCACCAGTTTTAGGCACTTGGAAAATTATTGCTAATATTGCTGATCAAACTTTTGAGAAAGAATTTGAAGTTGCTGAGTATGTTCTCCCTAATTTCGAAGTGACCATTGATGCACCTAAACATTTTACATTTAAAGACTCGAAAATCACTGCAACAGTCCATGCTAAGTAAGTAATTTCTAACATTTACATGAATTTACATTACTCGTTTGATGTTTTTCtataaatatatttcaaattacTAATAGCTTTCTTCTCCACAATTATGTCGctaatattaattttacttaattaatatttgaccaaaattattcatttcaaagTGCAAATCATTTAGGTACACTTATGGCAAACCTGTGAAAGGGGAGGCTACCATTACAGCTTATCCTGATATTTTCTCTGGCATCATTCAGCCGATTTATCAACAACCTGTGCGGAAGGTGATACCTATTGATGGAAAAGTGACTGTTGATTTTGATATTCACTCTGAACTGAAGTatgtatttttaaatatgtttttATATACCTTCGAGAaaggaaatatttattattatcttaTATCTTGTACAGATTAAATGATGAATATGAAAGGCCAGTGATGATAGATGTTGCAGTGGAAGAATCATTAACTGGTAGA contains:
- the LOC143185770 gene encoding uncharacterized protein LOC143185770; amino-acid sequence: MKITGKILHDKIRNLDSEFSNGVTPEILDKICNEPSVQPFLKWFCDNVNYDNVLSNEEIEIKNRLQETKEWIEGPELDSALEEATKNDPHLLNIISFNAKDKDDLFAEYEMMNNMYKENTNYIRTLQNGIKNLKKLEVKLDEDMEEEEESLNMEYIKADKAYKDCSKILKQFDEDNREFFEKVKCLLNIYTDAAENKGTPLLWTQMPLDLAIKKIELYHHYLDIHIRRQLGNENCCTEEQKTDSDYVSLINNGKESSIDNEKLQELMLCKTNLNNAKMEAILAKVQEDSFAAMLDSAQDIYNSENLKVPRQSEIRREILALSKRKDLLEENVCLLQECQLTEVVQQFAELEIMKVQKQDAHKKLEQRKTELVKLKNLRFLAREDGHVPANLLSMLMQMQFQRLKDVSEFVADVQHYLTTEYLLSSTRCESMQQQQTEYSAIVSSSKVYNSFDKLLISMIFHNEHNSCQLPVALDKYNELIDENRRKKKLIMETSLNSKIHKLETLQSEVNQQYTSEIQKGPTYTFKPIPYKIETCYNETSNNLQKIQTDLMKIRNQMKERMKIDTGFEREKDILWQRFLADANTLKQTHKEIKQMISKSCFEKYAIE